The nucleotide sequence CGCAACCTGATCACCGTCGGCGCCTACACCACGCGCATGGCCTGGCAGTACGCCGACCTGTACCCCGCCGACGGCACGTGCGAGCACAGCGAGACGACACCCTGCTGCCAGTTCTACAACGACTACCCGTGGGGCCCGCAGTCGACCCTGGACCCCTTCTTCATGGATATGGAGGGGGGTGCCAAAGGCTTCTTCGACTACGACTTCGCTAAAGACGGGCATCCCTGCTACCTGGACGGCCCTTCGGACTGGAGCGAGCCCTACAACCTGCTGGCCCACTTCAGCTCCCGCGGACCCACGCGGGACGACCGGACCAAGCCCGAGATCGCGGCTCCCGGTGTCGGCATCGCGGCCACCTTGAGCCAGGACACGCTCGAGCACCACCTGTCGCTGCCGCCCCACCAGTCGTCGCTGCGCTGGGCCAACCTCGTCACCTCGGACCAAAAGCACTTCGTGCTCATGGGCACGAGCATGGCCGCGCCCCACGTCACGGGCGCCGTGGCCCTGTTGCTCGAGCGAGACGCCAACCTCGACCACACCGCCGCTCGCACGATCCTCACGAACAGCGCACGGCGCGACGACTACACCGGCAGCGAGCCCAACGACGACTGGGGCGCCGGCAAGACCGACGTGGCGGCAGCCCTCGCCCAGCTCGAGCCAGCACCGGGATGCAGCGCCGACGGGGGCTGCATGACCCACGCGGACGACATGTGCTTCAACGACGTTTGTGTCGACGGGCAGTGCACCGCAGTGCCCAAAGACTGCAAGGACACCGACGCGTGCACCACCGACAGCTGCGATCCAGCTATCGGCTGCGTGAACGCCCCGATCGTATGCAACGATGACAATGGGTGCACCAGCGACCGCTGCCACTCGACTACGGGGGAGTGCGTCTACGAGGAGATACTCTGCCCGGGCAGCGACGCGTGCAACCCCGGCAGCTGCGACCCCGACACGGGAACCTGCACGAGCACGCCGATCAGCTGCGAAGACAACAACGAGTGCACGATTGACAGCTGCGACGCCGATTCGGGCTGCACGTACGAGTTCGTCGCTGCAGGGACCCTGTGCAATGGAGGCGCCGGCATCTGCAACGACGCGGGCGGCTGCGACCCAACCTGCAACGCCTCGGGCAGCGTCTCCGGGTCCAACCGCAACGCCTACGTTCCGATTGGCACCGAACCGCTCGCCTACGGCACGACCGTCAGCGCCACGCTCGACTGCGCTCAAGGAGCCGGCAACGTCGATTTGTACCTGCAGCGCTGCCGCAACACCAGAAGCCCCTGCACCTCGTGGCGCACCCGGCGCAGCTCGCGCCGCTCCACCTGCAGCGAAAACCTCGCCCACGTGGTCACCCGCTACGCCGGCCGCCACTTCCGCTGGCGCATCCGCCACCGCTCCGGCGGCACCGCCAGCTACTGCCTGAACCACACCCCGTAAACTCCAATACAGATTCATGTACATCCGGTCGATGCACTCGACCTGGCCGCGGCGTGCCTACCCACACCCGGACCGTGAACGATCGCGCATCGTGGTCGTGGCCGTGCCCGTGCCCGTGGCCGTGGTCGTGGCCGTAGGCGTAGTCGTGGTCGTGGCCGTGGTCGTGGTCGTAGGCGCCCACTAACACTAGAACAGATCGCCCGACCATAGCCGGTCGGCGAACTGAGATGCGGGCAAGACCCAGATGCCATCCTCGGTCTTGCGGGCTTTGGGCTCCAGACACACCGCCAGCGGCCGCTTCAGGCGTGGATACTCGTCCCGCAACGCTCGCAGACCCCTCAAATGTTGAGAAGACAGCGTGCGCGTGGCCTTGCACTCGATAGCCAGCTCGACGTCGTCGATGATGAAGTCCACTTCGACACCACTCGCCAAACGCCAGTAGCTCAGCTGCGCAAAGCTCAAGGCGCAGCAACTCCGGATTCTGCAAATAGCGCCGGTATTCGTCCGCTTTGAGCAGATCGATCCAGAGAGCTTCGGGGTACGCTTGGCGTAGCAGCGTACTCTTGCCTGTCTGTCAGGGACCCCATAGGAAGAAAGTCTCGCTCCCAGGGCCCGGAAGAGCTAGTGACCGAGTGTACATATACTTCAATATATCATGATAAATTGAAGTACAAGATCACGGATGAGGTCTACGACTACGACCACGACCACGACCACGACCACGACCACGACCACGACTACGGCCACGGCCACGCAACGGCCACCACAGCTCGCTGGGATCTGGCCCTGGCCCCGCGCGTGACCACGGCGCTCCCGTTCGGAAAGCAAAACGAAAAAACACCTTGACAGCCTGGCCGCTGCCTGACAGGACTCACCAAGCTCGCCTTGCAGCACGAGGTTTTCCAAAGGGAGCGGTCTCTGGGTGTTCGAGCATTGAACACTCTCTGGCGAGCCGGACCGCGGGCGACGAAGTTTTTCACACACAGCAGTTGATCACCGGTTTCGAGCGTAGGACTCGGCTCGGTTAACCGGGGGAGAGCGTACGACCGGCAGTGTCGTCGCGACCGCCGCGTGCAAGCACGGACGCGCGCGCGACATCGCACGAAAACGCGGCACGCCGGTCACGCGCATGAAAAGCGCGCGCAAGAACACGCGCGCAAGAGAGGCAGTGTAGCCACAGCCTGTGCAGCAGACAGGCTGTAACAGTGGAGTTGCGGGCGACGCACCTCGTTTCCACGGCTGCCGGGACTCCGTTCGGCGACTTGCCGCCTCGTGCTCGGCCTATAAACAAACAGGTTTCCATGCTCAAAGGCACCGATTCTTCCAGCCCAAAATCAGGAACCTACAATCCGCAGACTCGCCGCTCCCTGCGGCCGATCGCGTTTATGGTACTGGCGGCATCAGTTCCAGGACTGCACGCTCCGGCCCAGGCCCAGAGCCTGGCCGACGAGATCGGCGCGGTGCTCGACAGCGCCTTTCGCGGCACCAAGCCCGCCTGCGTCGATGCGATCCCACGCTTTCGCAGCATCGACGGCAGCGGCAACCACTGCCACGACCCGGATATAGGTAAGGCCGACACACCCCTGGCACGCCGCGTCGAGTCCAACTACGACCACCCCAACCCGAGGGCCATCAGCAACGCCGTCAACAAACACCCAGACGGCCCCAAGCTCAACACCGTAGGCGCCAGCGATTTCCTGTGGCAGTGGGGCCAGTTCCTGGACCACGACATCGATCTGACCGGCGGCACGAAGGAGTCCCAGCCCATCCCGGTGCCCCTTGGTGACCATCACTTCGACCCCGGCGAAGACGGAAACGCATCCATCGACTTCCACCGCTCGCTCCACGACCCCGATACCGGGACCGACGCGGGCAACCCCCGCCAGCAGCTCAACGAGATCACGACCTGGATCGATGCCTCCAACGTCTACGGCTCCGACCCCACCCGCGCCGCGGCCCTGCGTCGCATGGACCGCAGCGGCAAGCTCAAGACGAGCTGGGGCGGGCGCCTAGGGCCCCTGCTGCCCCTGAATACCTCGCACCAGGCCAACGCCCCCACGCCCCACGATCCCACCCTCTTTCTCGCCG is from Pseudomonadota bacterium and encodes:
- a CDS encoding DUF4143 domain-containing protein → MSFAQLSYWRLASGVEVDFIIDDVELAIECKATRTLSSQHLRGLRALRDEYPRLKRPLAVCLEPKARKTEDGIWVLPASQFADRLWSGDLF